ATTTTATATTAAAATACGAGTAAAGAAACTAACCAAAGCTATTAAGAAGTATGTAGTGATTAAATAATATATTGTAATACAGCGTACAGCATTATGGATGCACTGAGGGGTTGGTAAAAAGATACTTTATGTATAGATGCATGGTTACCAAAATTCTACATCCTATTTTTTAAGGAGAGCTGTCTATGATAAAAAATGATATTGAACTGCTGAAACGTGGTGTTGAAGAAATTATACCATTGGATGAATTTGAAAAAAAATTAGAGCGCTCTGAAAAAGAAAATAAACCACTCATAGTTAAAGCAGGGTTTGACCCAACAGCTCCTGATATTCATTTGGGACATACTGTATTGCTTAGAAAAATGCGCCACTTTCAGCAGATGGGACATACTGTTATCTTTTTAATAGGTGATTTTACAGCCATGATTGGCGACCCTTCAGGAAAATCACATACCCGTAAGCGATTGTCACGTGAAGAAGTTTTAAGCAATGCTGAAACATACAAAAAGCAAGTTTTTAAAATATTGGATCCTGAAAAAACCATTGTTGATTTTAATTCGCGCTGGTGCATGCCAATGAGCTTTGCAGATGTTCTTGACCTTGCTTCACGCTATAATGTTGCACGTATGTTAGAGCGTGATGATTTTGCCAAACGGTATAAGGATGGAGTGCCTATTTCCATCTTAGAGTTTCTGTACCCCTTAATACAGGGGTATGATTCGGTTGCCTTAAAAGCTGATATTGAATTAGGTGGTACCGATCAAAAATTTAATTTACTGGTTGGCAGGGATCTGCAGCGAGAGTACGGGCAGGAAC
This is a stretch of genomic DNA from Spirochaetota bacterium. It encodes these proteins:
- the tyrS gene encoding tyrosine--tRNA ligase yields the protein MIKNDIELLKRGVEEIIPLDEFEKKLERSEKENKPLIVKAGFDPTAPDIHLGHTVLLRKMRHFQQMGHTVIFLIGDFTAMIGDPSGKSHTRKRLSREEVLSNAETYKKQVFKILDPEKTIVDFNSRWCMPMSFADVLDLASRYNVARMLERDDFAKRYKDGVPISILEFLYPLIQGYDSVALKADIELGGTDQKFNLLVGRDLQREYGQEPQVIMTLPLLVGLDGVQKMSKSLNNYIGIDEDPQQIFGKVMSISDEIMFLYYELVTDVPRSEIEAYKKGIQDGTVHPKDVKVRLAKEICSQFYNKEIAEKAKMEFDKIFVHKDLPSDIPEYKIPESEKKNNAIWIVKLLVLSGMAATNGEARRLIEGGGVYIDGNKVESADTEIQCNSSFIIKVGKRRFVKILP